One window from the genome of Amycolatopsis sp. NBC_01480 encodes:
- a CDS encoding RNA polymerase subunit sigma-70 yields the protein MTDVRPLGADEETFLAAVRAGDPARFALVTERHRRALQVHCYRMLANYEDAQDLTQETFLRAWHKRESFQAQAALRTWLYRIATNACLDFLDKRNDRTPVPAALSELPYLQPYPDRMLPEDPQDSVVARETIELAFIVAVQHLPPRQRAVLILRDVLGWPASKAADALELTVAAVTSALQRARVTMREQLPGRRLDWRSPATRELSNDEREVVKSYMDAHERNDLDGLMSLLREDLRFAMLPDPGTVLRTAKDAVDGWVSGGLFQRGLDDWRCVATTVNRMPAAVLYLRTPDNPQHRLLNLAVLHIADGKIAELTGFDVTDKPWLELPPTL from the coding sequence ATGACCGACGTGAGACCGCTGGGCGCCGACGAGGAGACGTTCCTCGCGGCGGTCCGCGCCGGTGATCCGGCGCGGTTCGCGCTGGTCACCGAGCGCCACCGGCGGGCGCTGCAGGTGCACTGCTACCGGATGCTCGCGAACTACGAGGACGCCCAGGACCTGACGCAGGAGACGTTCCTGCGGGCGTGGCACAAGCGGGAGTCGTTCCAGGCCCAGGCCGCGCTGCGGACCTGGCTGTACCGGATCGCGACCAACGCCTGCCTCGACTTCCTGGACAAGCGCAACGACCGCACGCCGGTGCCGGCCGCGCTGTCCGAGCTGCCGTACCTGCAGCCGTACCCGGACCGGATGCTGCCCGAGGACCCGCAGGATTCGGTGGTGGCGCGGGAGACGATCGAGCTGGCGTTCATCGTCGCCGTCCAGCACCTGCCGCCGCGGCAGCGGGCGGTGCTCATCCTGCGCGACGTCCTCGGGTGGCCGGCGTCGAAGGCCGCCGATGCCCTCGAGCTGACCGTCGCAGCGGTCACCAGCGCGCTGCAGCGGGCGCGGGTGACGATGCGCGAGCAGCTGCCCGGCCGCCGCCTCGACTGGCGCAGCCCGGCCACCCGCGAGCTGTCGAACGACGAGCGCGAAGTGGTGAAGTCCTACATGGACGCCCATGAGCGCAACGACCTCGACGGCCTGATGTCCTTGCTGCGCGAGGACTTGCGGTTCGCGATGCTGCCGGATCCGGGCACCGTGCTCCGGACGGCCAAGGACGCGGTGGACGGCTGGGTCTCCGGCGGGCTCTTCCAGCGCGGCCTCGACGACTGGCGCTGCGTCGCCACGACGGTCAACCGCATGCCCGCCGCCGTGCTGTACCTGCGCACCCCGGACAACCCGCAGCACCGGTTGCTGAACCTCGCGGTGTTGCACATCGCCGACGGGAAGATCGCCGAGCTGACCGGATTCGACGTCACCGACAAACCTTGGCTGGAGCTGCCCCCGACGCTGTGA